From one Brachypodium distachyon strain Bd21 chromosome 4, Brachypodium_distachyon_v3.0, whole genome shotgun sequence genomic stretch:
- the LOC100826280 gene encoding glyoxysomal fatty acid beta-oxidation multifunctional protein MFP-a — protein MAAKGRTEMEVGADGVAVITICNPPVNSLSIDVLLSLKESYEEALQRKDVKAIVVTGKGGKFSGGFDITSFGDLQGGKMEQPKVGYISIDILTEILEGATKPSVAAIDGLALGGGLEVAMACHARISTPTAQLGLPELQLGIIPGFGGTQRLPRLVGLTKSLEMILLSKPIKGEEAYQQGLVDSLVSPNDLVNAARRWALDICELRRPWIKSLYKTDKLEPLGEAREILKFARAQARKQAANLEHPLLCIDVIEEGIVSGPRAGLWKEATTFQVLLFSDTCKSLVHVFFSQRATSKVPGATDLGLMPRKITKVAILGGGLMGSGIATAMILSNYPVILKEVNEKFLNAGIDRIKANLQSRVRKGKMTEERYEKALSLVTGALGYENFKEVDLVIEAVIENVKLKQQIFADLEKYCPSHCILATNTSTIDLNLIGEKTKSQDRIVGAHFFSPAHVMPLLEIVRTQHTSAQVVVDLLDVGKRIKKTPIVVGNCTGFAVNRMFFPYTQSALLFVDYGMDVYKIDRACTKFGMPMGPFRLADLVGFGVAVATGIQYLENFPERVYKSMLIPLMMEDKRAGEATGKGFYKYEGKRKSTPDPDIMTYIQKSRSMAGVTPDPELMKLSDKDIVEMVFFPVINEACRVLDEGIAVKASDLDIASIFGMGFPPYRGGVMLWGDSIGAKYIHGKLQGWAKRYGSFFEPCSYLAERAAKGIPLSAPVNQVKARL, from the exons ATGGCGGCTAAGGGGAGAACGGAGATGGAAGTGGGTGCCGACGGCGTCGCCGTCATCACCATCTGCAATCCGCCCGTCAACTCCCTTTCCATTGACG TATTGCTAAGCTTAAAGGAAAGCTATGAAGAAGCTCTTCAGAGAAAGGATGTCAAAGCTATTGTTGTTACAG GGAAAGGAGGAAAATTTTCAGGAGGATTTGATATTACTTCGTTTGGTGATCTTCAGGGTGGAAAAA TGGAGCAGCCAAAGGTTGGTTACATATCAATAGATATTCTCACTGAAATTCTGGAAG GAGCGACAAAACCATCAGTGGCTGCAATTGATGGCCTTGCTCTTGGTGGAGGATTAGAAGTTGCCATG GCATGTCATGCACGCATTTCGACTCCCACGGCTCAATTAGGTCTTCCAGAACTTCAACTTGGAATCATTCCAGGATTTGGGG GAACACAGCGACTCCCGCGTCTTGTTGGACTGACAAAGTCACTTGAAATGATTTTG CTATCCAAGCCAATTAAGGGTGAGGAGGCATACCAACAGGGTCTTGTTGATTCCTTAGTTTCTCCTAATGATTTGGTGAATGCTGCTCGTCGTTGGGCTTTGGATATCTGTGAACTTAGAAGGCCATGGATCAAAAGTCTTTACAAGACTGACAAACTGGAACCCCTTGGTGAGGCTAGGGAGATTCTCAAGTTTGCAAGAGCTCAGGCTCGTAAGCAGGCTGCCAATCTTGAGCACCCACTTCTTTGTATTGATGTCATTGAAGAAGGTATAGTTTCAGGACCTCGAGCTGGGCTCTGGAAG GAAGCAACTACATTCCAGGTCCTTCTTTTCTCGGATACATGTAAGAGTTTAGTTCATGTATTCTTCTCTCAGCGCGCAACATCAAAG GTTCCTGGTGCTACAGACTTGGGGTTGATGCCTAGGAAAATAACAAAAGTTGCCATTTTAGGTGGTGGACTGATGGGTTCTGGAATTGCTACTGCAATGATACTGAGTAACTATCCTGTGATACTTAAAGAAGTAAATGAGAAATTTCTGAATGCTGGAATTGACAGGATCAAAG CCAATTTGCAGAGTCGTGTGAGGAAAGGGAAAATGACAGAGGAGAGATACGAGAAGGCTCTATCTCTTGTCACAGGTGCCCTTGGCTATGAAAACTTCAAAGAAGTGGACTTAGTTATTGAG GCTGTTATTGAGAATGTGAAGTTGAAGCAGCAAATATTTGCGGACTTGGAGAAGTACTGTCCTTCCCATTGCATCCTTGCTACTAATACATCTACAATTGATCTTAATCTAATTGGAGAGAAAACAAAGTCCCAGGACCGTATTGTTGGTGCCCACTTCTTTAG CCCTGCGCATGTAATGCCACTTCTCGAAATAGTTCGTACCCAGCACACGTCAGCACAGGTTGTTGTTGACTTGCTGGATGTCGGGAAGAGGATCAAGAAGACACCAATTGTGGTTGGGAATTGTACTGGTTTCGCAGTCAATAGAATGTTCTTTCCTTACACTCAGTCAGCACTCCTGTTTGTTGATTATGGCATGGATGTATACAAGATCGATCGTGCATGCACCAAATTTGGAATGCCCATGGGTCCATTCAG ACTTGCAGATCTTGTTGGTTTTGGTGTTGCTGTGGCCACTGGTATACAGTACCTTGAAAACTTCCCAGAACGAGTCTACAAGTCGATGCTAATTCCTCTTATGATGGAGGACAAAAGGGCAG GTGAAGCCACTGGGAAGGGTTTCTACAAGTACGAGGGTAAGAGGAAATCAACTCCTGATCCTGACATTATGACATATATCCAGAAATCTAGGAGCATGGCAGGAGTCACACCGGACCCTGAG TTGATGAAGCTAAGTGACAAGGACATAGTTGAGATGGTGTTCTTCCCAGTCATAAATGAAGCCTGTCGTGTCCTCGATGAGGGCATCGCAGTCAAGGCCTCCGACCTGGACATCGCCTCAATCTTCGGCATGGGATTTCCACCTTACAG GGGAGGTGTCATGTTATGGGGGGATTCCATTGGTGCAAAGTACATTCATGGCAAGTTGCAGGGGTGGGCGAAGCGGTATGGCAGCTTCTTCGAGCCTTGCTCCTACCTTGCTGAAAGAGCAGCGAAAGGGATTCCTCTG AGTGCGCCCGTGAATCAAGTCAAGGCTCGGCTATAG